In Oryza sativa Japonica Group chromosome 2, ASM3414082v1, the following are encoded in one genomic region:
- the LOC4329914 gene encoding cMP-sialic acid transporter 5, producing the protein MQRNGVVECSVCRSRLVVPSPRSVSRAYDKHRSKISSKFRALNVLLVVGDCILVGLQPILVFMSKVDGKFQFSPISVNFLTEVTKVVFAIVMLIIQSRKQKVGEKPLLARSTFIQAARNNALLAVPALLYAINNYLKFIMQLYFNPSTVKMLSNLKVLVIAVLLKFIMKRRFSVIQWEALALLLIGISINQLRTVPAGNTAFGLPVTAIAYIYTLIFVTVPSLASVYNEYALKSQYDTSIYLQNLFLYGYGAIFNFLGILGTALFQGPESFNILRGHSRATMFLICNNAAQGILSSFFFKYADTILKKYSSTVATIFTGLASAAFLGHTLTINFLLGISVVFISMHQFFSPLAKAKDDKPAELLELEDTQNHRSSESSFVNMTAGAAEDASHRIGTDERQPLLPT; encoded by the exons ATGCAGCGGAACGGGGTGGTGGAATGCAGCGTGTGCCGGTCGCGGCTGGTGGTGCCGAGCCCGCGGAGCGTGTCCAGGGCGTACGACAAGCACCGCAGCAAGATATCGTCCAAGTTCCGCGCGCTCAACGTCCTGCTCGTCGTCGGGGACTGCATCCTTGTCGGCCTCCAG CCCATCCTAGTGTTCATGTCAAAGGTTGATGGGAAGTTTCAGTTCAGTCCCATCAGCGTTAACTTTTTGACGGAGGTTACAAAAGTTGTCTTTGCTATCGTGATGCTAATAATCCAG TCTAGAAAGCAAAAGGTTGGCGAAAAACCACTTCTGGCACGTTCAACCTTCATCCAG GCAGCCCGTAATAATGCACTACTAGCGGTTCCGGCCCTTCTGTATGCCATCAACAATTACCTAAAATTTATCATGCAG CTGTACTTCAATCCGTCAACTGTGAAAATGCTAAGCAACCTAAAG GTGCTGGTCATTGCTGTTCTTCTGAAATTTATAATGAAAAGGAGATTCTCCGTAATTCAG TGGGAAGCTCTTGCTCTACTTCTTATTGGAATCAGCATCAATCAACTTCGTACTGTACCAGCGGGCAATACTGCATTTGGCCTTCCTGTCACTGCTATTGCGTACATATACACACTGATTTTT GTAACTGTTCCATCATTGGCTTCTGTCTACAATGAATATGCCTTGAAAAGCCAATATGATACTAGTATATATCTTCAG AATTTGTTTTTATATGGATATGGTGCAATATTCAACTTCCTTGGCATTCTTGGGACTGCCTTATTCCAAg GGCCAGAGAGTTTCAATATTCTTCGAGGACATTCAAGGGCTACGATGTTTCTCATATGTAATAATGCTGCGCAAGGCATTCTTTCTTCATTCTTCTTCAAGTATGCAG ACACAATTTTGAAGAAGTATTCGTCAACTGTTGCAACAATTTTTACTGGTCTAGCTTCTGCTGCCTTCTTGGGGCATACCCTGACCATTAATTTTCTACTGGGCATATCAGTTGTGTTTATTTCAATGCACCAG TTCTTCTCTCCACTCGCTAAAGCCAAAGATGACAAACCAGCTGAATTGTTAGAGTTGGAAGATACACAGAATCATCG GTCATCTGAATCTTCTTTTGTAAATATGACTGCTGGCGCTGCTGAAGAT GCCAGCCATAGGATTGGAACTGATGAGAGGCAACCACTATTGCCAACATGA
- the LOC107275358 gene encoding transcription factor GTE9 yields the protein MEEIIGRSSPRGHGGSGSLLRKRCRSEMEAVRGLLKKAEALVRKAAAGAAARRPLPRRVKDKEAMTMAQKEQLVGLLSSLPAGILPSHVADFMRRRCSWRAVPGVDGDDDELEIDLGSTEDAALFELRKMLDDEAAVRRTSPRGLEDGEVADEYMDICGGVSPLPAAARKPPPLALSSPPAAAEQEDDLIDIFGGDSPLPAHEDLLDASPLVKPEADEFVDIDGDTIDKSPGNPSSTTTGSSSGNASGSSSTSASSSGSDSDSDGGGVGDTASSNPNTANHLPVVVVEAVATKPLEPQPPQVAEQAYKMGEKLTRSRREAAPAPAPAGRMSELIARAQAERLRRDAERKRAREEQPR from the coding sequence atggaggagatcatcggccgctcctccccgcgcgGCCACGGCGGCTCCGGTTCCCTCCTCAGGAAGCGGTGCCGGTCGGAGATGGAGGCGGTGCGAGGCCTCCTCAAGAAGGCGGAGGCGCTGGtgcgcaaggcggcggcgggggcggcggcgcgccgcccgcTCCCTCGCCGCGTCAAGGACAAGGAGGCCATGACCATGGCCCAGAAGGAGCAGCTGGTCGGCCTCCTGTCGTCGCTGCCGGCGGGGATCCTCCCGTCGCACGTCGCCGACTTCATGCGGCGCCGGTGCAGCTGGCGCGCGGTTCCCGGcgttgacggcgacgacgacgagctggaGATCGATCTCGGCTCCACGGAAGACGCCGCGCTGTTCGAGCTGAGGAAGATGCtcgacgacgaggccgccgtTCGCCGCACGTCGCCCCGCGGACTCGAGGACGGCGAGGTCGCCGATGAGTACATGGACATCTGCGGCGGCGTCTCTcccctgccggcggcggcgcgcaagcctcctcctctcgcctTATCATCACCACCTGCAGCCGCAGAGCAAGAAGACGATCTCATCGACATCTTTGGCGGCGACTCTCCTCTACCGGCGCACGAGGATCTCCTCGACGCGTCGCCGCTCGTCAAGCCAGAAGCCGACGAGTTCGTCGACATCGACGGCGACACAATCGACAAGTCGCCAGGAAATCCTAGCTCAACCACCACCGGTTCGAGCAGCGGCAACGCCTCCGGATCATCAAGCACATCCGCCTCCTCTTCAGGCAGcgactccgactccgacggcggcggcgtcggcgacacCGCGAGCAGCAACCCAAACACAGCAAACCAtctccccgtcgtcgtcgtcgaagcTGTGGCCACCAAACCATtggagccgcagccgccgcaggTCGCCGAACAAGCTTACAAGATGGGGGAGAAGCTGACCCGGAGCCGGAGAGAAGCAGCTCCAGCTCCGGCTCCGGCCGGTCGGATGAGCGAGCTCATCGCCAGAGCGCAAGCGGAGAGGCTCCGCCGCGACGCCGAGAGGAAGAGGGCGCGCGAGGAACAACCACGTTGA
- the LOC107277476 gene encoding putative cyclin-F1-2 codes for MHRPRATPPARAYVQTFFQPPPLALPLTSVETSPDFLLLLITRTQRSQVPAMFGPYSGGGGVPLPQMDADTYVRTIAAMPPHPLAPPPDSPRTPHTYVGFLPVFGDLPPLTGAVLQEPVPVPPEQRADQPVAVATENSAPTRPQLCAPYDDEVEATLRAMETNPAERPSPYFLETTQGGRMSALVRASMIAFMGEFSRKNKLADGTLQRAAYFLDRYLSVTPESDDALQLRLVGATAVFLAAKYEDQYTLRKIDASMVAARCGYTSETRHKMVSIMETEMLAALGFNLGGPTAYTFVEHFTRYYGDGEEEKQLKEAAHRVADGTLLTYGFHRYLPSMVAASSIFLARLHELGHEPWSNDLAELTGYKAIDLMGCVCDIYSQIACPRFALLQEYFFEDP; via the coding sequence ATGCATCGTCCCCGCGCCACGCCACCTGCACGAGCGTACGTGCAAACTTTCTtccagccgccgcctctcgctctccctctcaCTTCCGTTGAGACCTCGCCGGActtcttgctgctgctgatcaCACGCACGCAGCGCTCCCAGGTCCCAGCAATGTTTGGGCCttactccggcggcggcggcgttccgctTCCGCAGATGGATGCTGACACCTACGTCCGCACCATCGCCGCCATGCCTCCGCATCCGCTTGCACCGCCACCGGACTCCCCCCGTACCCCTCACACCTACGTCGGCTTCCTCCCCGTCTTCGGTGATCTTCCACCGCTCACCGGCGCCGTCCTCCAGGAGCCCGTGCCGGTGCCACCCGAGCAGCGCGCCGATCAGCCGGTGGCCGTGGCCACCGAGAACTCGGCGCCGACACGGCCGCAGCTGTGCGCGCCCTACGACGACGAGGTCGAGGCCACCCTCCGTGCCATGGAGACGAACCCCGCGGAGCGGCCGTCGCCGTACTTCTTGGAGACGACTCAGGGTGGGCGGATGAGCGCTTTGGTGCGCGCCTCGATGATCGCCTTCATGGGCGAGTTCAGCCGGAAAAACAAGCTCGCCGACGGCACGCTCCAGCGCGCCGCCTACTTCCTGGACCGCTACCTGTCGGTGACGCCCGAGTCGGACGACGCGCTGCAGCTCCGCCTTGTCGGGGCCACGGCCGTGTTCCTCGCTGCCAAGTACGAGGACCAGTACACCCTGAGGAAGATCGACGCCAGCATGGTCGCCGCCCGGTGCGGCTACACCAGCGAGACGAGGCACAAGATGGTGTCGATCATGGAGACCGAGATGCTCGCCGCGCTGGGCTTCAACCTCGGCGGCCCGACGGCGTACACGTTCGTGGAGCACTTCACGAGGTACTACGGCGACGGAGAAGAAGAGAAGCAGTTGAAGGAGGCGGCGCATCGGGTCGCCGACGGGACGCTGCTGACGTACGGGTTCCACCGCTACCTGCCGTCCATGGTGGCGGCGTCGTCGATCTTCCTGGCGAGGCTGCACGAGCTGGGGCATGAGCCGTGGAGCAATGATCTCGCGGAGCTGACAGGTTACAAGGCCATCGACTTGATGGGGTGCGTGTGCGACATATACAGTCAAATTGCATGTCCTCGCTTTGCTCTTTTGCAAGAGTACTTCTTCGAGGATCCATAG
- the LOC136355273 gene encoding protein FAR1-RELATED SEQUENCE 5-like — protein sequence MTAMRFKTEKEGFLFYNRYAKEKGFSVRKNYIRRDPITVAVTHRQYQCSREGHRKEVYMEAANRSREPKALTRCGCNALFEIKLDKKKGDWFVVKYVAKHNHPLAKSDEVAFLRSHRTISNAQKANILELKEVGLRQHQVMDVMERHHGGFDATGFVSRDLYNYFTRLRKKHILGGDAERVIKYFQWRQKHDMEFFFEYETDEAGRLKRLFWSDPQSRIDYDAFGDVVVFDSTYRVNRYNLPFIPFVGVNHHGSTIIFGCAIVADEKVATYEWILKQFLDCMYQKHPRALITDGDNAMRRAIAAVMPDSEHWLCTWHIEQNMARHLRPDMLSDFRTLVHAPYDHEEFERKWVEFKVKHKGCEDNQWLVRMYNLRKKWATAYTKGLFFLGMKSNQRSESLNSKLHRYLDRKMSLVLLVEHYEHCLSRMRYREAELDCKASQSIPFTSNDASFIEKDAARIFTPAVFKKLKLVIAKSMDWEVIDCIEEDNLVKYVISMKGDSEMLQILNCTYVESTMKSINCTCRKMDRECLPCEHMVAIMHHLKLDAIPEACIG from the exons ATGACTGCCATGAGATTTAAGACAGAGAAAGAAGGTTTCCTCTTCTATAACAGGTATGCCAAAGAAAAAGGGTTTAGTGTAAGGAAGAATTACATTAGACGTGATCCTATTACTGTTGCGGTAACCCATAGGCAGTACCAATGCTCTAGAGAAGGACATAGGAAAGAAGTGTATATGGAAGCGGCTAACAGAAGTAGAGAACCAAAAGCTCTTACTAGATGTGGTTGTAATGCACTTTTTGAGATTAAACTTGACAAGAAGAAAGGTGATTGGTTTGTTGTGAAGTATGTAGCAAAGCATAATCATCCGTTGGCTAAATCAGATGAAGTAGCTTTCTTACGGTCACATCGCACAATTAGCAATGCTCAAAAGGCTAATATTTTGGAATTGAAAGAAGTGGGTTTGCGTCAGCATCAAGTTATGGATGTCATGGAGAGGCATCATGGTGGTTTTGATGCTACAGGTTTTGTTAGTAGGGACCTGTACAACTATTTTACTAGGCTAAGGAAGAAACATATTTTAGGTGGTGATGCAGAGCGTGTTATAAAGTATTTTCAATGGAGGCAAAAACATGACATGGAGTTCTTTTTTGAGTATGAGACGGATGAAGCTGGTCGTTTGAAACGGTTATTTTGGTCGGACCCTCAATCCCGTATCGATTATGATGCATTTGGGGATGTTGTAGTTTTTGATAGCACATACCGGGTGAATAGGTATAACTTACCTTTTATCCCATTCGTTGGTGTGAACCACCATGGTTCCACTATTATTTTTGGATGTGCTATCGTAGCTGATGAGAAGGTTGCAACTTATGAATGGATTCTTAAGCAGTTTCTAGATTGCATGTATCAGAAGCATCCTAGAGCACTGATCACAGATGGGGACAATGCCATGCGTAGAGCAATAGCAGCTGTGATGCCGGATTCTGAGCATTGGTTGTGCACTTGGCACATTGAGCAGAACATGGCAAGACATCTTCGTCCTGATATGCTTTCAGATTTTCGAACACTTGTCCACGCACCATATGATCATGAAGAGTTTGAGAGAAAGTGGGTCGAGTTTAAGGTGAAGCATAAAGGTTGTGAAGACAACCAATGGCTTGTGAGGATGTACAATTTGAGGAAGAAATGGGCTACTGCGTACACTAAAGGTTTGTTTTTTCTTGGGATGAAAAGCAACCAACGTAGTGAAAGTCTGAATTCTAAACTTCATAGGTATTTGGATCGTAAAATGAGCCTTGTCCTTTTGGTAGAGCATTATGAGCATTGCTTATCACGTATGAGGTATAGGGAGGCTGAGCTAGATTGTAAAGCTTCACAATCAATCCCTTTCACTTCTAATGATGCTAGTTTTATTGAGAAAGATGCTGCCCGTATATTTACACCTGCAGTTTTTAAGAAGTTGAAGTTGGTTATTGCTAAGTCGATGGATTGGGAGGTGATAGATTGTATAGAAGAGGACAACTTGGTTAAGTATGTTATTTCCATGAAAGGTGATTCTGAGATGCTACAAATCTTGAATTGTACATATGTGGAATCAACAATGAAGAGCATAAATTGCACATGCAGAAAAATGGATCGTGAATGCCTCCCATGTGAGCATATGGTTGCAATTATGCATCATTTGAAGCTCGATGCCATTCCTGAAGCATGCATA GGATAG